GTCGGGGCTGCATCTTAAAATCCCGTTTATCGATCAGGTTGCGAAACGCATGAACCTCAGAATTCAGCAATTGGATGTTATTATTGATACGAAAACACTCGACAACGTATTTATCAGGATGAAAGTTTCTGTTCAGTATCAAGTAATTACCGCACAAGTTGCAGATTCATTTTACCGTCTGGAAAATCCTGAAAATCAGATCACTTCTTATGTTTTTGATGTGGTAAGAGCAGAAGTTCCGAAGTTGAAACTTGATGATGTTTTCGTGAGAAAGGATGATGTGGCGATTGCCGTGAAAGGTGAACTTCAGGAAGCGATGCAAAGTTACGGTTACGACATTATTAAAGCCCTCGTTACCGATATTGATCCGGATGAGCAGGTAAAACACGCGATGAACAGGATTAATGCAGCTGAAAGAGAAAAAACGGCCGCAGAATACGAATCTGAAGCTCAGAAAATCCGAATCGTTGCTGTAGCAAAAGCAGAGGCTGAATCTAAAAAACTTCAGGGTATGGGGATCGCGGACCAAAGAAGAGAGATTGCAAAAGGTTTGGAAGAATCCGTAAAAATGCTCAACGAGGCAGGGATTTCTTCTCAGGAAGCATCTGCATTGATTGTTGTAACGCAGCATTATGATACTTTACATTCGATTGGAGCCAACAACCGAAGCAATTTGGTACTGTTGCCTAACTCACCAAGCGCAGCGAGTTCTATGCTGAACGATCTGGTAGTTTCAATGGCTGCCACGCAGAAAATTGAGGAAACCGGCAACACAAAAATGCCGCCTCCACCAAGTTCGCATATTCATTAAAAACGTAAAAATCCCGAAATTTAATTTCGGGATTTTTTTATGATGAGAATCACTCATAAAAAATTTGTGTAATCGCAAAGTATTCTTAGTTTTATTAAAAATAATTATCAATGAAAAAACTTAATCTTCTGGGGCTTATCGCTCTTTTTTTTATTATGATGTCCTGCCAGGTTCAGGTTCCCATGAATGCAGAATATTTTTCAAAACCATCTAAGATTGGTCTGTTTGTAAATGTTAATGAGCCACAAAAATTCAGAGAAGGTTCTCAGGGGCTTCTTGATTTGGCAGTAACATCTGGTGACAAGTACCAGCCGCTTCTTGATCTTGCAAAAAAAAATCAGGATCCAAAGCAGGAGTTAATTAGTATGTATAGCGAACTTTTGCGCTCCAAAGGCAAAGAAGTTGTACTAATTAATGATACATTTGACTACAAGACTGCCGAAAAATTCAAAGGTGATAAGGTAGAAGGTAAGAAGTACTCCAATTATGACTTCCGTTACTTAAAGGCTAAGTATGATATTGATGAGGTTGCTTTTGTAAACGTAAACTGGGGAGTGATTATTAGCTATTACAGCATGATAGAAACCGGAAGAGCCGGATATACCTACATCGATAACAGAATTGTGAATCTTAATGATAACAGCCTTCACTTTGCCAATGACAATGTTAAGAATGCCATCATTAAAGGGAAGTGGAATACTCCACCAAACTACGACAAT
The window above is part of the Kaistella faecalis genome. Proteins encoded here:
- a CDS encoding SPFH domain-containing protein — translated: MTYLGIIIFLGLIVLFASFFTVKQATAAIVERLGKFHVVRQSGLHLKIPFIDQVAKRMNLRIQQLDVIIDTKTLDNVFIRMKVSVQYQVITAQVADSFYRLENPENQITSYVFDVVRAEVPKLKLDDVFVRKDDVAIAVKGELQEAMQSYGYDIIKALVTDIDPDEQVKHAMNRINAAEREKTAAEYESEAQKIRIVAVAKAEAESKKLQGMGIADQRREIAKGLEESVKMLNEAGISSQEASALIVVTQHYDTLHSIGANNRSNLVLLPNSPSAASSMLNDLVVSMAATQKIEETGNTKMPPPPSSHIH